CTTGTTGCTGAAGCCGGAATAGCGGTGATGGATTGGGTTGTGAACACGTCTTCCTTCACAGAAGTGACGAGCTGCTGCGCTGCGGAACATCAAGCCAGCTTGAGAGTGCTCGAAAAAATCGGTCTTCAGCGCGCTCAATTTCGACCCGCCTCTCTCTTTCTCTCCGCCACGCAAACGCGCGAAGATGCATGGCTTTATCGATGGAAACGCTGAGGGACTGATGTAAAAACAGTAGCGTTGCGTAAAACCAAGGAGTGCGCTGATATGAAGATAATGTGCCTCAACGGCTGGGGCGGCAAATTACATAATGATTTGTTATCGTACCTAGGATTGGAAGCACCCGATATTTTATGCCTACAAGAGGTGGTGAATAGTCCCGAAGCGGAAAAGGACTGGTTAACTTATCGGGACAGAGACCATGTCCTGCCACAGCGCGCGAATTTCTTTCGAGACGTTGCCGACATCCTCCCTGATCATGCAGCCATATTTTGCGCGGCGGCCCAAGGCGTTCTCTGGGATGAAGGGCATCCCGTTCCTTCTCAATGGGGCTTGGCAACCTTCGTTCACAAATCATTGCCAATCATCGGGCAGGCTCAAGGTTTCGTCCACAAGGAATTTTCACCGCACGGGTATGGCGAGCATCCGAGATCCCGAATTGGTCACGCCATACGTGTCTACGATTTCCAACAAGATCGCACAATCTGTATAGCCCATATGCATGGGCTTCGCGATCTCAACGGAAAAGCCGACACCCCTGAAAGAGCGCTACAAGCCCATAAGTTGATGGAACTCGCCTCCTTTGTTGCCATGCAAGATGATGCGCTTATTGTATGCGGTGACTTCAACGTAGAACCGGATAGCGAGACGTTTAAAATACTGAAAAAGCTTGCACTCACCGATTTGGTGACGACCAGAGGATTCAAAGGAACTCGCACGTCGCATTATTTAAAGTCGGGAAAATTCGCTGATTATCTGCTGGTCAACGAAAATGTCAGAGTCCTGGACTTTTCAGTTGTAACAGAGCCAGAGGTCTCAGATCACTGCCCGCTTGTATTGACAATATGATCAAATTATCACGTCAGGTATGCTTCCCACTTTGCCCCACCCTTCCTCAAACACCAAATCTTCCAACGCCAGCCGCTTGCGCCAGCCCTTAACCTGCAATTCCGGCTCATCATACAGTTCCGCCACCTTGCCCAAGCACAGCCATCCCACAATCTCAATTCGCTCTGGAATATTGAGAATGGCGCGCAAATCGGCATCGTGGAAAATGCTGACCCAGCCGACGCCGATGCCTTCTGCGCGGGCGGCGAGCCAGAGGTTTTGGATGGCGCAGACGGTGGAATAACTGTCCATGCGGGGGTTATGGGTGCGGCCTAGCACCACAGGGCCTGCGCGGTCTGGGTCGCAGGTGACGCAGATGCCGAGGGGTGCTTTGAGAATGCCCTCAAGCTTCAAGTTTCGATAGAGCGTGGCTTTTTCGCCCTCAAACAGGCTG
This region of Agrobacterium vitis genomic DNA includes:
- a CDS encoding endonuclease/exonuclease/phosphatase family protein; protein product: MKIMCLNGWGGKLHNDLLSYLGLEAPDILCLQEVVNSPEAEKDWLTYRDRDHVLPQRANFFRDVADILPDHAAIFCAAAQGVLWDEGHPVPSQWGLATFVHKSLPIIGQAQGFVHKEFSPHGYGEHPRSRIGHAIRVYDFQQDRTICIAHMHGLRDLNGKADTPERALQAHKLMELASFVAMQDDALIVCGDFNVEPDSETFKILKKLALTDLVTTRGFKGTRTSHYLKSGKFADYLLVNENVRVLDFSVVTEPEVSDHCPLVLTI
- the bluB gene encoding 5,6-dimethylbenzimidazole synthase, with product MQDLVNDALVSAGAFSAEDRAAVYRAIMTRRDVRDEFLPDPIDNDTLWRILTAAHHAPSVGFMQPWNFVLVRDSARRQAVWQAFSKANDEAASLFEGEKATLYRNLKLEGILKAPLGICVTCDPDRAGPVVLGRTHNPRMDSYSTVCAIQNLWLAARAEGIGVGWVSIFHDADLRAILNIPERIEIVGWLCLGKVAELYDEPELQVKGWRKRLALEDLVFEEGWGKVGSIPDVII